The Chitinophaga parva genomic sequence GGTAAAGCGGCCGTCAGCACCGGTTACAGTGCCTCGGTTTGTGCCTTGTACCTGGATGCTTACACCAGGCAGGGGCGCGTTGTCTTTAGCCCCGGTCACAGTGCCGTGCAGCTCATGGGCAGGAGCCATGGCATAGACGGAAGCTGGCTGGGGGCGCGGGCTGGCGGCTATTGCGGGCGTGGCCATCAGGAGCGCCACACAGGGCCACAAAAGCCCTGTTCTGTACAGCCGGCGTGTTGGGTGGGAGTGATAATAATGGTTCATGATCGTGGAATTTGTATTGGAGTATTTATTTGTGTAAGGAAATCGTAGTGGCGTTACCGGTATAGTTCACCAGGGTGCCCGCTTCGTGGGTATCAAAACCAGCCGGGTGCTGTGGGCTGATGGTGATCACGCGGAAGCTACGCTGCTGCAGCATACCGGGAAACTGGCCGCTGCGCGCACCAATGGTGAACATATGGGTTTGTTCGTGGTAAGTGAAGGGAATATTGCTGAAGGCGCCCTTCTCATACCCGTAGTTCACGCCTTCATCTTCGTAGAGCGCAAACTGCGCATCTGCACCGGTATACACATATAGCGTAAGTGTATCTGCCGGTAGCTGGCGGGTATATTCCATGCGTGGCCCCGCGGGTAAAATGCTGCCTGCTTTTACAAACAAAGGCAAGGTGTCTACCGGCGCCGTGGCCTGTATATGCTGGCCCCCGCGCAGGTAGCGGCCGGTGTAGAAGTTATACCAGCCGTTGCCTTTGGGCAGGTACACACTGCGGCTGCGGGCTTTGTAGCCATGTACGGGATTAACCAGAATGGAAGGCCCAAAAAGATATTGATCGGCAATGTGCAGTACGGCAGTGTCGCTGGCAAAGTCCATGGCCAGGCCGCGCATCAGCGTACCATCCTGGTGGTAGGCCGCCCCTGCTATGGAATACAGGTAAGGCATGAGGCGGTAGCGCAGCTGGTTGTAGTACAGCATGGACTGGTAATACACGGTATGCTCCGGTGCAATGTTGTAGATCTCACGGTAAGGGAACTGGCCATGGGAGCGGAAGAGCGGGCAGAAGGCGCCAAACTGGTACCAGCGCGTGTTCAGCTCTCTCCATTCTTCCAGCGCAGCACCTTTGGGTGCGGGGCGGTCGTATTTATCTTCCACATAAAAGCCGCCAATGTCTGTGGTCCAGTAAGGCAGGCCAGACATGGAGAAGTTGATACCGGCGGGGATCTGGCGTGCCAGCTCATCAAAGCAGGCGGCAATGTCGCCACTCCAGGTGGCCGCCGCGTAGCGCTGTATGCCGGCATAAGCAGAACGGGTAAGGATGAACACGCGCTGGTCTGGCGCCGCGGCGCGCTGGCCTTCATACACGGCCCGTGCATTTTCCAGTGCATATGCATTGAAGTAGCGGGTGGAAGAGCCCAGGGCTGTAGGGTTCATGAGCTGCTTACGCTGCGCAATGCTGGTGTTGGAATAAATATCAGGCTCGGAGGCGTCCAGCCACCAGGCGTCCACGCCTTTGCTGAACAGGTGGTCTTTGATCTGCTGCCAGAATAATTTGCGGGCAGCGGGATTGTAGGCATCGTAAAAGGTGGAAACATAACCGGCCCCTATCCAGTCGCGCTGGCGGTTCTCAATATTTTTTTTGTACAACCAGTGGTGTGCATCAAAAGCGTTGTAGTTGGCTATGCCTTCATAGAACTTGGGCCACACGGAGATCATAAAGTGAATGTGCTCCGCATGCAGGGAGTCTATCATGCCTTTTGCATCGGGGAAGCGGGTGCTGTCAAAATCGTGGCTGCCCCATTCATTCTCTTTCCAGTAAGACCAGTCTTCCACGATATTGTCCAGCCCAATGTGGCGGCGGCGGAACTCCTGTGCCGTCTGCATGATCTCTGCCTGGGTTTTGTACCGCTCCCGGCTTTGCCAGAAACCAAAAGCCCAGGAGGGAAGGAGTGTAGCCTTGCCCGTTAGGGTGCGGTAGCCGGCTATAATTTCGTCGGCCGTGGCGCCATAGATAAAATAATAGTCAATGCGGGTGGCCGCTTCGGATGAAAGTTGCATATGGTCTGCCAGCGACGCGGGCGTGGGGGGCAGGTATTTGAGCGAAATATAAGACGCTCCGGAATCCGGGATCCATTCCACTTTCAATGCATAGCGTTTGCCTTTTTGCATGGCGTAGCGGAACAGGGAGGGGCCGGGGTTCCAGCTTTCCCGCCATTTATCCAGCATCAGTTTTCCGTCCACCCAGATCTTCAGGTAACCGGAGCCGCTTATGAAAAATTTCTGCAGGCCGTCTTCTTTGGGAGACACCTGGCCTTCCCAGCGCACGGTAGCGTTGCGCAGGTCGATGCCTTTGGGAAAATCCTGCTGCTGGTCCAGGTAGGCATAATCCAGTGAGGCTTCTCGGCGGATGGTAAAAATGCTATCGTGCTGGCGGTAGGTGGCAGTGAGGGCGCCGGGCTGGCCCTGGCTGTCAAATAATCGCAGGCCGTCCAGCTGCTGGTAGGTACGGTCGTCCCCAAAACGGCTGATAGAGTAGTTGTCCCACAGCAGGCCATAGTGGCGGGTGGAGAGCAGGAAGGGCGTTACCGCGATGGAATTGTACTGGGTAAGGTCCACGTCCTGGTCCTTATAATCCATGAGGCCTGTCTGGTGCTGGCCCAGGCCATAGAAGGCCTCTTCCTTCGGGGAGCGGAACACCTGTTTAATATGATAGAGGTGCTCTCCATCCACCGTGATGGGCTGGAAGGTCTTGCCGCCCCCGGCCTGCTCCTGCAGGATTGGGTGACCCTGGAGATCGGAGAAATTCACTTCCCCGGTAGCTTC encodes the following:
- a CDS encoding glycoside hydrolase family 31 protein; the protein is MKLKFLVPLLLSAFCANATPSGKVEKLEDGMLVHLAPNTPNATRQVKLQVVNDHIIHVSATPATSFDTTASLMVNFSAPAGNWESGEKDGLAWIRTRAIYATVNEATGEVNFSDLQGHPILQEQAGGGKTFQPITVDGEHLYHIKQVFRSPKEEAFYGLGQHQTGLMDYKDQDVDLTQYNSIAVTPFLLSTRHYGLLWDNYSISRFGDDRTYQQLDGLRLFDSQGQPGALTATYRQHDSIFTIRREASLDYAYLDQQQDFPKGIDLRNATVRWEGQVSPKEDGLQKFFISGSGYLKIWVDGKLMLDKWRESWNPGPSLFRYAMQKGKRYALKVEWIPDSGASYISLKYLPPTPASLADHMQLSSEAATRIDYYFIYGATADEIIAGYRTLTGKATLLPSWAFGFWQSRERYKTQAEIMQTAQEFRRRHIGLDNIVEDWSYWKENEWGSHDFDSTRFPDAKGMIDSLHAEHIHFMISVWPKFYEGIANYNAFDAHHWLYKKNIENRQRDWIGAGYVSTFYDAYNPAARKLFWQQIKDHLFSKGVDAWWLDASEPDIYSNTSIAQRKQLMNPTALGSSTRYFNAYALENARAVYEGQRAAAPDQRVFILTRSAYAGIQRYAAATWSGDIAACFDELARQIPAGINFSMSGLPYWTTDIGGFYVEDKYDRPAPKGAALEEWRELNTRWYQFGAFCPLFRSHGQFPYREIYNIAPEHTVYYQSMLYYNQLRYRLMPYLYSIAGAAYHQDGTLMRGLAMDFASDTAVLHIADQYLFGPSILVNPVHGYKARSRSVYLPKGNGWYNFYTGRYLRGGQHIQATAPVDTLPLFVKAGSILPAGPRMEYTRQLPADTLTLYVYTGADAQFALYEDEGVNYGYEKGAFSNIPFTYHEQTHMFTIGARSGQFPGMLQQRSFRVITISPQHPAGFDTHEAGTLVNYTGNATTISLHK